From the Salvelinus fontinalis isolate EN_2023a chromosome 21, ASM2944872v1, whole genome shotgun sequence genome, the window CTTACTTTTGTGTTCCCCAATTCAGCAGATGGAGACTCCACTCCAGCCCAGTCTAAGGAGAATGTACTGCTCTGTGAGGCCATGAAGACACTGTTCCCTGGGGCAGCTCTACTCCAAGCACAGGCTCTAACCTTCCAGGGTTTCCCCGTGCCTGAGTTCTGCTGCAACACTGACCATGGCATAGACATCACCACAACACTGCCTTTGATCCTGAATCATAGTCCCCAAAGCCAGGAAGGGGAGGCTTGGTAGAGGCGGAGGGACGTCTTGGAGAAAACATCCCCTCTGTGAATCATCTGACACGCCCAAGAGGAGGAAAAACATGCTGGAGGAGACTGCGGGGTCTTCATTGTCAGTCAGTGGGTCAGAGACTGAGGATGATTTGATACCAGCCAATCAAAACATAAATAATTTAGACATGTCTAACAGAGGACAAAAATGTACCACTCAAATTATTACTTTGCATAAAAAGTAAGTGAGAGTTACTTTAAGAGTATAGGAAAATCTACGTATATTTAGGGATGCCTTCAATTTGCTTACTTTGGGCGTAACATTTTAAATGTAAGAACTGTCCTTGTAATTAAgggaaatatacagtaccagtcaaaagttgacacatactcattccagggttttatttgtacaattttctacattgtagaataatagtgaagacatcaaaactatgaaataacacacatggaatcatgtagtaaccaaagtgttaaatcaaaatagattttgagattcttcaaaatagccaacctttgccttgagagctatgcactcttggcattctcttaaccagctgcatgaggtagtcacctggaatgcatttaaattaacaggtgtgcctttaagttaatttgtggaatttctttccttgatgcatgagccaatcagttgtgttgtgaggaggtaggggtggtatacaaaaaatagccataatatggacttgttcttttaccaaatagggctagaacagctcaaataagcaaagagaaacaacagttcatcattactttaagacatgaaggtcagtcaatgcggaaaattaagaactttgaaagtttcttcaagtgtagtcacaaaatccaagcgctatgatgaaactggctatcatgtggactgccacaggaagacccagagttccctctgctgcagaggataagttcattagttaactGCACtgcagattgcagcccaaataaatgcttcagagttcaagtaagataaatctcaacatcaactgttcagaggagactgtgaatcatggttgattgctgcaaagaaaccagtactaaaaggacaccaataaggagacttgcttgggccaagaaaaacgagcaatggacattagaccagtggaaatctgtcctttggtctgatgagtccaaatttgagatatttggttccaaccgccgtgtttttgtgagacgctgagtaggtgaacggatgatctctgcatctgGTTCccaagcatggaggtgtgatggtgctttgctggcaatttatttagaattcaaggcagtgttaaccagcatggctaccacagcaatacaccatcccatctggtttgtgcttagtgggacaatcatgttttacaacaggacaataacgcaaaacacacctctaggctgggtaagggctatttgaccaaggagagcaATGGAGTGcaacatcagatgacctggcctccacaatcacccaacctcaacccaattgagatggtttgggatgatttagaccgcagagtgaaggaaaagcagccaacaagtgctcagcatatgtgggaactgcttcaagactgttggaaaagcattcctcgtgaaggaggttgagagaatgccaagtgtgtgcaaagctgtcaaggcaaagggtggctactttgaagaatctaaaatatagtttgatttttaacacttttatgttactacatgattccatgtgttatttctagttgatgtcttcactattattctacaatgtagaaaatagtgcaaataaagaaaaacccttgaatgagtaggtgtccaaacttgactggtactgtatataaaatagTTCAAGCTGTAATTGAACTTGTACAGCATTGCATTCAATTATTTTCACATGTGTAGTGAGTTACGATTATTGGTCTCATGACTCAACCCAAGCATGACAGCTCAAAGACGAAACTAACAAGCAATCTTCCACATTGAAAAATGTTTTAATACACAATTACAGTATCTATGCTAGACTAGATCCACAATACAGGCGGACACAGTTACTCCAAGTGCCGGATGTCACAGATATTTGGATCTTTCATAAAATGTGGGTCCTTGTGGGTTACAGACATGAATCCTGTGGAGGAAAACATTACCAGTATTTATTATAGGAAAGACTGGATGATCAAAACATGGTCATTTTGAGCCAGACAAATCTGTAGCACACTTATTACAAATCCTCTGGTCAGTAGTGACAGATGGCGCATTGAAGTTTCCAAAGAGAAACTATTACAGAGCAACCTCGAGGTTTAAAGCTGCTGAAGACTTGATCATATTGTTCACACATTCTCATGTTGCGTTATTCACTCTTTCTGTGCTTGTAGTTGATCCCACAACTTTACTTCATTACAGAGAAAATTGCCATCACTTGCCATTGACtacaatgcattatgaaaatgttTCTAAAGTATGTTAAGAAAACACTCCAAACCAACTCATAGTACATCAGAATCCCATTCTGAATGTCTGCATTCAATTTTGCAAAAATAATTTCACTGTCCCATAAATCCATATCTGCAACTTTTTGTTGTGGACATTGTTTTCtatgtacagtcaataatacaatgtGTGATTTGAGGGCATACCCATCGAATGAGCTTTCTTTATGGCTTTGCCGATCTCCCTCTGTTTCTTACCACATAGACCTGGAAAAGAATAAACACCTTGACACGACAGCCTCTGCTCTGATGTGTACATTTTCAGCACTTTTCCTAACCAAGTTCTCACCTGTTATGTGCCTGCCGTAAACTCTTCCTGTGTGTGGGGATACAAACTGGGACAGCAGCTATTGGAATCAAGTTTGGAGAAAAATTAGGCATATTATAAATAAACATTGGATACTTGCGCATCACAGCAGTCTAATGACAGACCTGAACATTCTTGAAGTCCACTGTGATGTTACAGAGAATGCAGCCCTTCTGTGGTTGTTTATATGGATTCTCCATCTGTAAAGGCTGAGGAGATAAACATTTAGGTAAATCCATACAACAAAATGTAGTTGTCATAGACCTTGTAGTCAAATGACATATAGCTTCAAATCAAGTTAAAAAAAAGTAATAATTCTCTTGACATGTGGTGGAATGTTACTCCTTGAGCTAGCCCTTATCATGACTCCAATGCATGTGTGTAGAGTGGGTCATTCAATGTCCATTATGATTAGCTCAGGCACAATGTGCAGACAGAGCGCCAAAGCCATCTAAATGCAAATAAGTCTCACACGACACAGTTTTGGAAACATTTATAACTTACTTACATAGAAGCGATAATTTATtgctcaaatacaaaatatacactTGCTGATCGCAGTTTAGCAAAGTTGCTtccatacagtcgtggccaaaagttgacaaatattaattttcacaaagtctgctgccttagtttgtatgatggcaatttgcatataccccagaatgttatgaagagtgatcagatgaattgtaattaattgaaaagtccctctttgccatgacaATGAACTGaaaccccaaaaaacatttccactgcatttcagccctgccacaaaaggaccagctgacatgtcagcgattctctcattaacacaaatgtgagtgttgacgaggacaaggctggagatcactcattcaaactcaatcagcatgacaaacAGACTGGAAGCCTCAAAAgtagggtggtgcttggaatcattattcttcctctgtcaaccaaggttacctgcaaggaaacatgccgtcatcattgctttgcacaaaatgtgattcacaggcaaggatattgctgccagtaagattgcacctaaatcaaccatttatcaaatcatcaagaacttcaaggagagcggttcaattgttgtgaagaaggcttcagggcgcccaagaaagtccagcaagcgccaggaccgtgtcctaaagttgattcagctgcaggatcggggcaccaccggTACAGAGCTTGCGCAGGAATGGCAGCagacaggtgtgagtgcatctgcacgcacagtgaggtgaagacttttggaggatggcctggtgtcaagaagggcagcaaagaagccacttcaaGGAacacatcagggacagactgatgttctgcaaaaggtacagggattggacttcTGAGGACTGGTGTAAAGTCATTTTCACTGATGAataccctttccgattgtttggggcatccggaaaaaagcttgtccggagaagacaaggtgagcgagcgctaccatcagtcctgtgtcatgccaacagtaaagcatcctgagccCATTCATGTGTggagttgcttctcagccaaggaagtgggctcactcacaattttgcctatgaacacagccatgaataaagaatggcaccaacacatcctccgagagtaACTTCTCCCAAcaatccaggaacagtttggtgacgaacaatgccttttccagcatgatggagtaccttgccataaggcaaaagtgataactaagtggcacagggaacaaaacatcaatattttgggtccatggcgaggaaactccccagaccttaatcccaattgagaacttgtggtcaatcttcaagaggcgggtggacaaacaaaaacccacaaattatgacaaactccaagcattgattatgcaagaatgggctgccatcagccaggatgtggcccagaagttaattgacagcatgccggATTTCAGAGGTCTTTAAAAAGGgacaacactgcaaatattgactctgcgtcaacttcatgtaattgtcaataaaagcctttgaaacTTAGGAAatacttgtaattatacttcagtattccatagtaacatctgacaacaatatctaaagacactgaagcagcaaaccttgtggaaattaatattggtgtcattctcaaaacttttggccacgactgtagtgtCATTGCTGGGGAGCGAAGCTTCATACCTCGGTTTGCCCAGTGTTATTTAAAATTCTGCAGGATGCAACATGGCTAAACTGCCTCGAGTAAGTGTATATTTTGTAATTGAAAGATTATTTCTCGCTGATGTGATAATGCACTTCTAATCGTTTACAAAACCACATCGCGAGGATTACGAATGTTCCTAAACGTTACAACAGAACGTCGGTATTTGTAGTTCATTGATACAGCTGTTTTGTATGCGGGATGGAGTGAGTCTCTAAAGCTGGGTATACCGTTCTCGAGAGCTATCCCTGAGCACTAAGCGTACATATAAATCAAGTTCTATTTGCATTTAAAAACGTAATCCTGGATCAATTTAGTCTATTGATAACGTTTTACTTAGTGCACTCTTTGAAAGGTAgttattagctagctacctaaacaTTAATAGGTGGCTTTAAAATTGCTTACCATGTCATCGTTCTTCTTGACTACATTAGACGAGCCTGACAGACTTCTGAGACATTGTTCTGTGATAAAAagtaaagcaaacattaactcaCATAAAAAAAATAGAGGTTGCTCTGGCCAGCTAGATAGACGACACATGTGGTTGGCTAGTTAATGATGGATGGCATAGCTAGAGGTTAACtaacgctagctaacgttaacctaTTAGCTAAATGGATAGCTATCTTAGTGATTATACACGTCAGTATAATCATGCTTGTATCACTAGGAATGCAATTAATTCAAAACATAGAACAGCATTCTTACGTGTGCCTCCAAGTTGTGAAAATGTAAATTGTAAAGATCGAATGCTTCGGACAGCAAACATTTTTGACCTGCGAAGGAAAGATCCGGAAGCTATTTGACGTATTCTTCTTCTATGAGATTTAACAGCGGTTGACATCCAatttgttgcattaccgccatctactagactggagtacaactcccttatactttTCTTGAAAAATAATGTACTaaataaataccctaccatctaacactatACTCACTAGTTtcaaaattatataaaataaacACCCCCCTACTCCAAAAATGTAATGTATTTATTCTTACCTCATGCCATCACCCTGAAAGAATGGGACATAACCACTTAATACATCATGTAACTtacacacccaaatacctctcagcagctgccaccacaacctccatTTTCTGTTACTTCCGAACCATCCCTGCAGTATAATTAATAACCACTGCTATAAAagctaaaaatccaatcttactgaaacatattTAACTTTTTGGCccatccctctgtactggtatatCTCTACTACTCTTACCACTCCTCCCCCTTAACCCatctttcttcactgcctcagcggATGACATCTTCTgctctactctaaccctggaaacctcaacctacCTCTCTCGCACGGGACATGTCTGATCCCCAGCGcaatgggcacccctacaattaacacattccACT encodes:
- the mrps18c gene encoding 28S ribosomal protein S18c, mitochondrial isoform X1; the protein is MVGYLFSTLFFKKSIRELYSSLVDGGNATNWMSTAVKSHRRRIRQIASGSFLRRSKMFAVRSIRSLQFTFSQLGGTQQCLRSLSGSSNVVKKNDDMPLQMENPYKQPQKGCILCNITVDFKNVQLLSQFVSPHTGRVYGRHITGLCGKKQREIGKAIKKAHSMGFMSVTHKDPHFMKDPNICDIRHLE
- the mrps18c gene encoding 28S ribosomal protein S18c, mitochondrial isoform X2 translates to MKKSLTVGVKFMEKVDSCHSVDSFAVSRSKMFAVRSIRSLQFTFSQLGGTQQCLRSLSGSSNVVKKNDDMPLQMENPYKQPQKGCILCNITVDFKNVQLLSQFVSPHTGRVYGRHITGLCGKKQREIGKAIKKAHSMGFMSVTHKDPHFMKDPNICDIRHLE